A window of the Actinobacillus genomosp. 1 genome harbors these coding sequences:
- the adk gene encoding adenylate kinase, translating into MKIILLGAPGAGKGTQAQFIMNKFGIPQISTGDMFRAAIKEGTELGKQAKALMDEGKLVPDELTVALVKDRIAQPDCANGFLLDGFPRTIPQADALKDSGVKIDLVLEFDVADEVIVERMSGRRVHQPSGRTYHVVYNPPKVEGKDDVTGEDLIIRQDDKPETVLERLAIYHKQTKPLIAYYTAEAEAGNTRYERLDGTKPVEEVSAELAKILG; encoded by the coding sequence ATGAAAATTATTCTTTTAGGTGCACCGGGTGCAGGTAAAGGCACGCAAGCACAATTTATTATGAACAAATTCGGTATTCCGCAAATCTCAACCGGCGATATGTTCCGTGCGGCAATTAAAGAAGGTACGGAGCTTGGTAAACAAGCAAAAGCGTTAATGGATGAAGGTAAATTAGTACCGGATGAATTAACCGTAGCATTAGTAAAAGATCGTATCGCACAACCGGATTGCGCAAACGGATTCTTATTAGACGGTTTCCCTCGTACGATTCCGCAAGCGGATGCATTAAAAGATTCGGGTGTGAAAATTGATTTAGTATTAGAGTTTGACGTAGCGGATGAAGTAATTGTTGAACGTATGAGCGGTCGTCGTGTTCACCAACCGTCAGGCCGTACTTACCACGTGGTTTACAATCCGCCGAAAGTGGAAGGTAAAGATGACGTAACCGGTGAAGATTTAATTATTCGTCAAGATGATAAACCTGAAACCGTATTAGAGCGTTTAGCGATTTATCACAAACAAACTAAGCCGTTAATTGCATACTATACAGCGGAAGCTGAAGCGGGTAATACACGCTATGAACGTTTAGACGGTACGAAACCGGTTGAAGAAGTAAGTGCGGAATTAGCAAAAATTTTAGGTTAA
- the argR gene encoding transcriptional regulator ArgR: MEKLDKLSEAFKALLKQEKFGSQSEIVTALQELGFENINQSKVSRMLSKFGAVRTRNTKMEMVYQLPTELGVPTTSSPLKNLVVDIDHNDVLIVVKTSPGAAQLIARLLDSMGKSEGILGTIAGDDTIFITPTKVTPVEVLMQNVTELFESSF; the protein is encoded by the coding sequence ATGGAAAAGCTTGATAAGTTATCCGAAGCGTTTAAAGCATTATTAAAACAAGAAAAATTCGGTTCTCAGAGTGAGATTGTGACGGCACTGCAAGAGTTAGGTTTTGAGAATATTAATCAATCTAAAGTGTCTCGTATGTTGTCAAAATTTGGTGCGGTCAGAACGCGTAATACCAAGATGGAAATGGTTTATCAGTTACCTACGGAATTAGGCGTGCCGACAACTTCAAGCCCGCTTAAAAATTTAGTGGTGGATATTGATCATAATGATGTGCTGATTGTCGTAAAAACCAGTCCCGGTGCCGCACAACTTATCGCTCGCTTACTGGATTCTATGGGAAAAAGCGAAGGCATTTTAGGTACTATTGCCGGTGATGATACGATTTTTATCACCCCGACCAAAGTTACTCCGGTGGAGGTTCTGATGCAGAATGTCACCGAATTATTTGAGTCTTCTTTCTAA
- the mdh gene encoding malate dehydrogenase, whose product MKVALLGAAGGIGQTLALLLKLRLPVGTDLALYDISPVTPGIAVDISHIPTSVNAVGYSGEDPSEALKDANLVIITAGVARKPGMTRADLFNINADIVKNLVEKVAEVCPKACVGIVTNPVNTLVPIAAEVLRKAGVYDKRKLFGVTTLDVVRAKTFTSELKTKHVETVKVPVIGGHSGPTILPLLSQALSEGLPLSFTQEEIEALTYRIQNAGTEVVEAKAGGGSATLSMAESGARFAVAVFKALLGEDCVRYAYVESKEGSDYPEFFAHPVRFGLTGVEELLPIGKLSEYEQAKLEELKPVLEADIALGKNFVNP is encoded by the coding sequence ATGAAAGTTGCACTTTTAGGCGCAGCGGGCGGGATTGGTCAAACCTTAGCCCTATTATTAAAACTTCGTTTACCGGTTGGTACAGACTTAGCGTTATATGATATTTCTCCGGTAACGCCGGGTATTGCGGTTGATATCAGCCACATTCCGACGTCTGTAAATGCCGTAGGTTACTCAGGCGAAGATCCGAGTGAAGCATTAAAAGATGCAAATCTTGTGATTATTACCGCAGGTGTGGCGCGTAAGCCGGGTATGACTCGTGCTGATTTATTCAATATCAATGCGGATATTGTTAAAAATTTGGTTGAGAAAGTCGCGGAAGTTTGTCCTAAAGCCTGTGTGGGCATCGTTACCAATCCTGTAAATACATTGGTGCCGATTGCAGCGGAAGTGTTACGTAAAGCCGGCGTTTATGATAAACGTAAATTATTCGGTGTAACGACACTTGACGTGGTTCGAGCTAAAACATTTACCTCCGAATTAAAAACTAAACATGTCGAAACGGTTAAAGTGCCGGTTATCGGCGGTCATTCCGGTCCGACTATCCTCCCTCTTCTTTCTCAAGCTCTCTCCGAAGGTCTTCCGCTTTCATTTACTCAAGAGGAAATCGAAGCATTAACTTATCGTATCCAAAATGCCGGTACTGAAGTAGTAGAAGCTAAAGCAGGCGGCGGGTCGGCAACGCTTTCTATGGCGGAATCCGGCGCACGTTTTGCCGTAGCGGTATTTAAAGCGTTATTAGGTGAAGATTGCGTTCGTTACGCATACGTAGAAAGTAAAGAAGGTTCAGACTATCCTGAATTCTTCGCTCATCCCGTACGTTTCGGCTTAACCGGCGTCGAAGAGTTACTGCCTATCGGAAAATTAAGCGAATACGAACAAGCGAAATTGGAAGAATTAAAACCGGTGCTTGAGGCAGATATTGCACTTGGTAAAAATTTTGTAAATCCATAA
- a CDS encoding DegQ family serine endoprotease, protein MNRVMKKSILASLLLGLGLFSAPTTTFATLPIAIDGQTMPSLAPMIEKVRPAVVSIAVEGKTEAGKTQYRRDIPEEFEFFFGPDIFGERNVPRNFRGQGSGAIINAEKGYVITNNHVIKDADKITIKLEDGREFKAKLVGADPLSDVALVQMENPKDLTELKFADSDKLRVGDFSVAIGNPFGLGQTVTSGIISALGRSTGSIDEGYESYIQTDAAVNQGNSGGPLINLNGELIGINTAIISPSGGNAGIAFAIPANMANSLVQQIIEFGEVKRGMLGIKGGELNADLAKAFNISAQQGAFISEVLADSAAAKAGLKAGDVITEINGQKIRSFSELRAKVATSGVGKEIELTYLRDGKAEKAKVTLQAEQGKSVTAATKDIIPGLKGAELTNFDKDRVKGVAIAKVEKGSLAEQRGLIEGDVIVGVNRIAVENLTQLRQVLDSKPSVVALNILRNGANFYLILQ, encoded by the coding sequence ATGAATAGAGTAATGAAAAAATCAATTTTAGCTTCATTATTATTAGGTCTAGGTTTATTTTCAGCCCCAACTACCACTTTTGCAACCTTACCTATCGCAATTGACGGTCAAACAATGCCAAGCCTCGCACCGATGATTGAGAAAGTGCGTCCGGCGGTAGTAAGTATTGCGGTGGAAGGAAAAACCGAAGCGGGGAAAACACAATATCGCCGTGATATTCCGGAAGAATTCGAGTTCTTTTTCGGTCCGGATATATTTGGCGAACGCAATGTTCCGCGTAATTTCAGAGGACAAGGATCCGGTGCAATTATTAATGCGGAAAAAGGTTACGTGATTACCAATAACCACGTCATTAAAGATGCGGATAAAATTACGATTAAACTTGAAGACGGTCGTGAATTTAAAGCAAAACTGGTCGGTGCGGATCCGTTATCTGATGTTGCTTTAGTACAAATGGAAAATCCGAAAGATTTAACCGAATTAAAATTTGCCGATTCGGATAAATTACGTGTCGGTGATTTTAGTGTAGCTATCGGTAACCCGTTCGGTTTAGGTCAAACCGTTACATCCGGTATTATTTCTGCGTTAGGTCGTTCAACCGGCAGTATCGACGAAGGTTATGAAAGTTATATTCAGACGGATGCCGCAGTAAACCAAGGTAACTCCGGTGGCCCGTTAATCAATTTAAACGGTGAGTTAATCGGTATCAATACCGCGATTATTTCACCGAGCGGTGGTAATGCGGGAATTGCCTTTGCTATTCCTGCCAATATGGCGAACAGCCTTGTACAACAAATTATTGAATTTGGTGAAGTAAAACGCGGTATGTTAGGCATTAAAGGCGGAGAATTAAATGCCGATCTTGCTAAAGCGTTTAATATTAGTGCACAGCAAGGCGCATTTATTAGTGAAGTGCTTGCAGACTCGGCTGCAGCTAAAGCCGGCTTAAAAGCGGGCGACGTCATTACTGAAATTAACGGTCAAAAAATCCGTAGTTTCAGTGAATTACGAGCCAAAGTCGCAACTTCCGGTGTTGGTAAGGAAATTGAGCTGACTTATTTACGTGACGGTAAAGCGGAAAAAGCGAAAGTGACTTTACAAGCGGAACAAGGTAAAAGTGTAACCGCAGCGACTAAAGACATTATTCCCGGACTTAAAGGTGCGGAATTAACAAACTTCGATAAAGATCGAGTTAAAGGTGTAGCGATTGCTAAAGTAGAAAAAGGCTCATTAGCGGAACAACGCGGTTTGATCGAAGGCGATGTGATTGTCGGGGTAAACCGTATCGCAGTAGAAAACCTTACTCAATTACGTCAAGTTTTAGATTCAAAACCGTCCGTTGTCGCACTCAATATTTTACGTAACGGCGCAAACTTCTATTTAATTCTTCAATAA
- a CDS encoding YadA family autotransporter adhesin codes for MKNIHKIEPCQLNIKQKASKLPTYILGSMVASALVPSALAAGTIYGAGKVNASNGVAIGGTAPGVLETTVNGNKGIAIAANGGNAEGEESIAIGNSTNAKGTNSTVIGLFARSTKDATDAVALGRSAAAKNINTVAIGNTAAADGQDGISIGTRAKSDGNGIAMGLEANAKKSNSIAIGNGAKTEATDAVAIGNKASSHMNSVVIGSNTKGYGKYNTVIGDSASGQTEGTTAIGYKAEAGASGGAYALAAGYEAKALNSSGVAVGYKSKAQSQWSVAIGQGATAGENNENQNSQIAIGLNAGATGDDAIAVGLRSKANGEYGISLGADNKNDAKLGVIIGRENEIKDSAKGTIVLGHSVKNVTNANNVILGNESADSAKKDLADAVEIATEGKTLTYSSFKGTAAGVVSVGAAGKERQIHHVALGEVSADSTDAINGSQLYSVALNAANTAATVVKVLGGNANVATDGKITMTDIGGTGKNSVHEAIEASITKVNDGQNAVMKILSGSDLKPNGKLEMSNIGGTGKDNVNDAIKAAITQVTQGKNITVESNKGANGETIYTVKTTDDVTFDKVTSKKVAVGNIVIDSTTNQITGVEGGDISVGSKAVVNGSQLNETNQNVETNKTNIAKGLNFADENGNTYNAQLGNTVTVKGDSKNITSTLDTQGNYKVALANDVNVKSVTTGNVSMSANGINAGGTKITNVAQGVNDNDAVNVSQLKATTQKINQNINHVKQYAADNRKRAKAGSAAAIAHGSIPQVVGSGRSSLGIATGGYGGQSAIAVGYSRSSNDGKHVIKLSAGQDKYQTSYGAGYSYQW; via the coding sequence ATGAAAAACATACATAAAATAGAACCCTGTCAATTGAACATTAAACAAAAAGCATCAAAATTACCGACCTATATATTAGGTTCTATGGTAGCTTCAGCTCTTGTGCCATCAGCATTAGCGGCAGGGACTATATATGGAGCAGGGAAGGTAAATGCTTCTAATGGTGTGGCCATCGGCGGTACGGCACCGGGAGTACTTGAAACTACTGTTAACGGAAATAAAGGCATTGCTATTGCTGCCAATGGAGGCAACGCCGAAGGTGAAGAATCTATAGCTATAGGTAACTCCACAAATGCTAAAGGTACTAATTCTACTGTAATAGGTCTGTTCGCGAGATCAACAAAAGATGCAACCGATGCTGTTGCTCTAGGCAGATCTGCAGCTGCCAAGAATATTAATACGGTTGCTATTGGTAATACTGCAGCTGCTGATGGTCAGGATGGTATTTCTATTGGTACAAGGGCTAAGAGTGATGGTAATGGTATTGCTATGGGTCTTGAGGCAAATGCTAAGAAAAGTAACTCTATAGCTATTGGTAATGGTGCTAAAACAGAAGCTACTGATGCTGTAGCTATTGGTAATAAAGCCAGCTCTCATATGAATAGCGTGGTTATTGGTTCGAATACTAAAGGTTATGGAAAATATAATACTGTCATCGGTGACAGTGCTTCCGGTCAAACGGAAGGTACCACAGCTATCGGTTATAAAGCGGAAGCCGGTGCTAGTGGCGGTGCTTATGCATTAGCCGCAGGTTACGAAGCTAAAGCCTTAAATTCATCTGGTGTAGCTGTAGGTTATAAGTCAAAGGCACAGAGCCAATGGTCTGTTGCAATTGGTCAGGGGGCTACGGCAGGTGAAAATAACGAAAATCAAAACTCACAAATTGCTATTGGTTTAAATGCCGGAGCTACTGGCGATGATGCGATTGCTGTAGGTTTACGTTCTAAAGCTAACGGAGAATATGGGATTTCTCTTGGTGCGGATAATAAAAATGATGCTAAGTTAGGTGTTATTATTGGTCGAGAGAACGAAATTAAAGATTCTGCGAAAGGCACCATTGTATTAGGCCATTCGGTAAAAAATGTAACAAATGCGAATAATGTTATTTTAGGTAATGAGTCTGCCGATAGTGCTAAGAAAGATTTAGCAGATGCTGTAGAGATTGCAACTGAAGGTAAAACCTTAACCTATAGTAGTTTTAAAGGTACGGCAGCAGGCGTTGTTTCCGTTGGTGCAGCCGGTAAAGAACGTCAAATTCATCATGTAGCTTTAGGTGAAGTTTCTGCGGATTCGACAGATGCGATAAACGGTAGCCAATTATATTCTGTTGCATTAAATGCAGCGAATACAGCAGCAACGGTAGTAAAAGTTTTAGGCGGAAACGCAAACGTTGCTACCGATGGCAAAATTACCATGACTGATATTGGCGGTACAGGGAAAAATTCCGTTCATGAAGCAATTGAAGCCTCTATTACTAAAGTTAATGATGGGCAAAATGCGGTAATGAAAATTTTAAGCGGCAGTGATCTTAAACCGAATGGAAAGCTTGAAATGTCTAATATTGGCGGTACAGGAAAAGATAATGTTAATGACGCTATTAAAGCCGCGATTACTCAAGTTACACAGGGTAAAAATATCACTGTAGAGAGTAACAAAGGAGCTAATGGAGAAACTATTTATACTGTCAAAACTACTGATGACGTTACTTTTGATAAGGTAACTTCTAAAAAAGTTGCTGTTGGTAATATTGTAATAGATTCAACAACGAATCAAATAACAGGTGTTGAAGGTGGGGATATTAGTGTTGGTTCCAAAGCTGTAGTAAACGGTTCTCAACTTAATGAAACTAATCAAAATGTAGAAACTAATAAAACCAATATTGCAAAAGGTCTGAATTTCGCAGATGAAAACGGCAATACCTATAATGCACAATTGGGTAATACGGTTACAGTGAAAGGCGACAGTAAAAATATTACATCTACTCTTGATACACAAGGAAACTATAAGGTTGCGTTGGCAAATGATGTAAATGTTAAGTCTGTTACAACTGGTAATGTATCAATGTCAGCTAATGGCATTAATGCAGGCGGTACAAAAATTACTAATGTTGCTCAAGGTGTAAATGATAATGATGCGGTGAATGTATCTCAACTAAAAGCTACAACACAGAAAATTAACCAAAATATTAATCATGTAAAACAATATGCCGCAGATAACCGTAAACGCGCTAAAGCAGGTTCGGCAGCAGCTATTGCACATGGAAGTATTCCTCAAGTTGTCGGTTCAGGTCGTTCTTCTTTAGGTATCGCTACCGGTGGTTACGGCGGACAATCTGCGATAGCTGTAGGATATTCTCGTTCTTCTAATGATGGTAAACACGTTATTAAATTATCGGCAGGACAAGATAAATATCAAACATCTTATGGTGCAGGTTATTCATATCAATGGTAA
- a CDS encoding TIGR01777 family oxidoreductase — protein sequence MNIFITGGTGFIGQALVKTLAAEGHNLTILTRQTMPEILPQAVEFCRDLTSFENFNQFDAVINLAGEPIINKAWTTKQKSVLLDSRVNITAELVRLIKASTNPPHTFISGSATGFYGDLASSDNFYTESASSGTNFTAQICRQWEETALEANDVTRVCLIRTGIVLAKHGGALAKMLPLYRCNLAGRLGSGKQYWAWISLEDHIQAVLFLLKNTKCRGAFNLVAPQPVTSAEFNRRLSGALKRYAVFPVPSFILKLVLGERSQLLLDNQPLIPKKLQDAGFEFKYEKLDFVQMLK from the coding sequence ATGAATATTTTTATTACCGGCGGTACCGGCTTTATCGGGCAGGCTTTAGTGAAAACATTGGCTGCGGAAGGACATAATTTGACGATTTTAACTCGTCAAACCATGCCGGAAATATTACCGCAAGCGGTCGAATTTTGCCGAGATTTAACAAGTTTTGAAAATTTCAACCAATTTGATGCCGTGATTAACCTAGCCGGAGAGCCTATTATCAATAAGGCTTGGACAACGAAACAAAAGAGCGTTTTGCTTGACAGCCGAGTCAATATCACAGCGGAATTAGTACGTTTAATTAAAGCGAGTACGAATCCTCCTCATACCTTTATTTCCGGATCGGCAACAGGATTTTATGGTGATTTAGCATCATCGGATAATTTTTATACCGAATCGGCAAGCAGCGGTACAAACTTTACCGCACAAATTTGCCGACAATGGGAAGAAACGGCATTAGAAGCGAATGATGTGACGAGAGTTTGTCTGATTAGAACCGGAATAGTGCTGGCTAAGCATGGTGGGGCTTTAGCGAAAATGCTACCTTTATATCGATGCAATTTAGCAGGCAGATTGGGTTCCGGTAAGCAATATTGGGCGTGGATCAGTTTAGAAGATCATATTCAAGCGGTGTTATTTTTGCTGAAAAATACGAAATGCCGAGGGGCTTTTAATCTTGTTGCTCCGCAACCGGTAACCAGTGCCGAATTTAATCGGCGTTTATCCGGCGCATTAAAACGATATGCCGTGTTCCCCGTTCCAAGTTTTATATTAAAACTGGTATTGGGAGAGCGTTCGCAATTATTATTGGATAATCAACCACTTATTCCTAAAAAATTACAGGATGCGGGTTTTGAATTTAAATATGAAAAGTTAGACTTTGTACAAATGCTTAAATAA
- the mlaF gene encoding phospholipid ABC transporter ATP-binding protein MlaF has translation MLAHEYLVEVKNLTFKRGERVIYNNLNLKVQKGKITAIMGPSGIGKTTLLRLIGGQIIPESGEILFDGEDVCKASNSQLYAIRQRMGMLFQSGALFTDLSTFDNVAFPIREHTKLPEQLIRKLVLMKLESVGLRGAADLMPAELSGGMARRAALARAIALDPELIMYDEPFTGQDPISMGVIVELIKKLNQALNLTSIVVSHDVTEVLSIADYAYIVADKRVIAEGTPEALTASQDPQVIQFLAGKADGPVRFHYPAKDYTEELFSD, from the coding sequence ATGCTTGCTCATGAATACTTAGTTGAAGTAAAGAACCTTACCTTTAAACGAGGTGAGCGTGTCATTTATAACAACTTAAATTTGAAAGTGCAGAAAGGGAAAATTACCGCAATTATGGGGCCGTCAGGTATTGGTAAAACAACCTTGCTTCGTTTAATTGGCGGACAAATTATCCCCGAGTCTGGTGAGATATTATTTGACGGCGAAGATGTGTGCAAAGCTTCAAATAGCCAGTTATACGCGATTCGCCAACGAATGGGAATGTTATTTCAGTCGGGAGCCTTGTTCACGGATTTATCCACTTTCGATAATGTCGCTTTTCCTATTCGTGAACATACAAAATTACCCGAACAGCTTATTCGAAAATTAGTTCTAATGAAACTAGAGTCGGTCGGCTTGCGAGGTGCGGCGGATCTGATGCCGGCGGAATTGTCGGGCGGGATGGCAAGACGTGCCGCTTTGGCGCGTGCGATTGCACTCGATCCGGAATTAATTATGTATGACGAGCCTTTTACCGGACAAGATCCGATTAGTATGGGCGTGATAGTCGAGTTGATTAAAAAATTAAATCAGGCACTTAATTTAACTTCTATTGTCGTTTCGCATGATGTGACGGAAGTCCTAAGTATTGCAGACTATGCTTATATTGTTGCGGATAAACGTGTGATTGCGGAAGGAACGCCGGAAGCCTTAACGGCGAGTCAGGACCCGCAAGTCATTCAATTCCTAGCAGGAAAAGCGGACGGACCGGTACGTTTCCATTATCCTGCTAAGGATTATACCGAGGAGCTATTTAGTGATTAA